The genomic segment AAATGTTTTTCCAACAACTTTTTTCCTATTTAATTACAATAAAATGGTTGTGATTAAATGAGGAAAATCAAATAATTTATTTAACAACTGTTTAGTTGTAGTTCTACAATAAAAAATTTGTTTGAATGATGTTTAGAATAATGATAAAATTGTTTTGGTAAATATATTTAATTTTAAATAAATTCTTGAAAAAAATTTATTTTTTATGTAAAATTATAATTAAATAGTAAGACAATGGAGTCATTTATTAAAATGGCTCTTTTTTTATATTTATTCTTTTTAACTTACAGATGTTAATAAAAAACTTAATATAAGAATTATTTTTAAGGGGGAATAGTTTATGTACAAAATAGATTTAAATTCAGATCTTGGGGAAAGCTTTGGTGCTTATAAAATTGGCTCTGATGAAGAGATTCTTAAGTATGTTACTTCAGTAAATATTGCTTGTGGATTTCATGCAGGCGATCCGTCAGTTATGAGAAAAACTGTTAAAAACGCTCTACTCAATAATGTATCAATTGGTGCTCATCCTGGTCTTCCAGATTTAATTGGTTTCGGAAGAAGAAATATGTCAATCACTCCAGATGAGGCATACGACATGGTAATATACCAAGTTGGAGCCTTATACGGATTTATAAAAGCTGAAGGTGGAACTATGCAGCATGTAAAACCTCATGGAGCATTATACAATATGGCTGCAAAAGATGAAAAATTAGCAATAGCAATAGCACAAGCAGTTTATGATATAAATCCAGAATTAATTTTATTTGGTCTAGCAGGAAGTGAATCAATTAAACAGGGGCGTTTAGTTGGCCTTAGAACAGCTAGTGAGGTTTTTGCAGATAGAACATATCAAAATGATGGTTCTTTAACACCAAGAAGTCAAAGTGACGCTATGGTAACTGATGAAAAAGAATCTATAGAACGCGTTATACGTATGGTTAAGGATAAAAAGGTTAAATGTCAGCAAGGTAATGATATAGGTATTGAAGCCGAAACTGTATGCATTCATGGGGATAGTGCTAAAGCTTTAAACTTTGCTCTTGAAATAAATAACACTTTAACTAATTCGGGTATAGAAATTATTTCTTTTGAGTAATTTTTAAATTATATATGAAGAACTTATATTTATATCAATAAAAAAATTATATTATAAGGGGGCTATAATATGGAAGAATTAAAAGAATTAAAAGAAAGTCCAATCACGGAAGAAATAAGTGGGTTTAAAAGTACTTCTAAACTAAAATCTTATTTGGGTGCAATTTTTCTAATGGCAATCACAGCAATAGGCCCTGGGTTTTTAACTCAGACCACAGTATTTACTCAGAAATTAGGTCCTAGTTTTGGTTTTGTAATATTGGCATCAATAATACTTGACATTGGTGTTCAACTTAATGTTTGGCGGATTATCGTTGCTTCAGGAAAAAGAGGTCAAGAAATTGCTAATTTGGTCCTTCCTGGGCTTGGATATGTTGTTACAACTTTAATTGTAATTGGAGGTTTAGCTTTCAATATTGGTAATGTTGCTGGAGCAGCTCTTGGATTAAATGTTTTATTTGGAATACCATTCAAAGCTGGAGCCATAATCACTGCATTTATTGCACTATCTATTTTCTTATTTAAGCAAGTTGGAGAAATAATGGATAGATTTGTGAGGGCTTTTGGTATCGTCAGAATATTATTAGCTATATTTGTCATGATAGCTGCTACTCCGCCAGTAGGACAAGCTGCTGTGAAAAGTATTTTTCCCGATTCAATTGATATGATGTCTATAATCACACTTGTAGGAGGAACTGTAGGAGGTTATATAACTTTTGCGGGTGCTCATAGACTTATAGATGCAGGAATAAAGGG from the Clostridium beijerinckii genome contains:
- a CDS encoding NRAMP family divalent metal transporter, translated to MEELKELKESPITEEISGFKSTSKLKSYLGAIFLMAITAIGPGFLTQTTVFTQKLGPSFGFVILASIILDIGVQLNVWRIIVASGKRGQEIANLVLPGLGYVVTTLIVIGGLAFNIGNVAGAALGLNVLFGIPFKAGAIITAFIALSIFLFKQVGEIMDRFVRAFGIVRILLAIFVMIAATPPVGQAAVKSIFPDSIDMMSIITLVGGTVGGYITFAGAHRLIDAGIKGKNLVPEATKSSVTGILITGVMRVVLFLAALGVITKGYAIDPTNPAASVFQSAAGDIGYKIFGIVLWSAGTTSVIGCAYTSVSFMKSFSEKIDKFYSKIIIAFIVFSTIVFVIVGQPAKVLVIVGTINGFVLPITLTSILIGAHNKKIVGEYKHPVWMTIAGFIVVAITAYMSVHTALTQLF
- a CDS encoding LamB/YcsF family protein, which encodes MYKIDLNSDLGESFGAYKIGSDEEILKYVTSVNIACGFHAGDPSVMRKTVKNALLNNVSIGAHPGLPDLIGFGRRNMSITPDEAYDMVIYQVGALYGFIKAEGGTMQHVKPHGALYNMAAKDEKLAIAIAQAVYDINPELILFGLAGSESIKQGRLVGLRTASEVFADRTYQNDGSLTPRSQSDAMVTDEKESIERVIRMVKDKKVKCQQGNDIGIEAETVCIHGDSAKALNFALEINNTLTNSGIEIISFE